A single genomic interval of Oryzias latipes chromosome 3, ASM223467v1 harbors:
- the LOC101159882 gene encoding protein regulator of cytokinesis 1 isoform X2: MRRSELLAAEAEACLNTALSRLKDIWEEIGIPEEQRLQRTSMVKNHIKNLLEMMIEEEEALRKRLMHSIHKCRAEMQRLCLELQLPVFQEEESLSILQQEKNIRIEVEALMKERGQRMQQLQDLLDQEQDLCHTLDCKPFGLTADAVPSQEQLQSFKHYISHQNAEKAQRHAEFRELKKRVILCMEELDHIPESSFEKDVVYEDQDSFCLSKDNAASLRLLLHQLEERRGEQEGRCQAHRAKIGQLWELLQVSTGDREALSEHMVASRRRNLEALQAEEHRLEELKLLNIRGVTDALRSQILALWEKCFYSSEQRQDFPAFFRVDFDEDLLALHEAELHRLKLHYEKHQELYSGVHRWRESWRLLQELEKKAADPSRFTNRGGNLLKEEKLRRELQKNLPKLEKKLKVQIQSWESEQHCSFLVNGQKFMQFVEEQWELHRAQKEKERLERLWKKSQQLEEDMRYGTTVQSPIQHRFLGQTTPKKAKQMFNATSSTSCGSSQRLLYSGCRSPGPIPTLSATKAPTVQTLGGFKPPHPGFGGYNKENKGQPNGTPPCTQRNVSMASIASTYSEFVDLKSTEPLKSSETCPWLPTPRSSTES, translated from the exons TGAGCTGCTGGCCGCCGAAGCTGAGGCCTGCCTGAACACGGCACTGAGCCGCCTGAAGGACATCTGGGAGGAAATCGGCATTCCGGAGGAGCAACGGCTCCAACGGACCTCCATGGTCAAGAACCACATAAAG AACCTGCTGGAGATGATGatcgaggaagaggaggctctGAGGAAGAGGCTCATGCACAGTATTCACAAATGCAGAGCAGAGATGCAGCGGCTCTgcctggagctgcagctgcctGTTTTTCAG GAGGAAGAAAGCCTCAGCATCCTCCAGCAGGAAAAGAACATCCGCATCGAGGTGGAAGCCCTGATGAAGGAGAGGGGTCAACGGATGCAACAGCTCCAGGATCTGCTGGACCAGGAACAGGACTTATGCCATACTCTAGACTGCAAACCCTTTGGCCTTACTGCAGATGCCGTTCCCTCACAGGAGCAGTTGCAGAGCTTTAAACACTACATCAGCCACCAAAATGCAGAAAAG GCCCAACGCCATGCCGAGTTCAGAGAGCTGAAGAAGAGAGTCATCCTGTGTATGGAGGAGCTGGACCACATCCCAGAGTCCAGCTTTGAGAAGGACGTGGTCTATGAAGACCAGGACTCCTTCTGCCTGTCCAAAGACAACGCCGCATCCCTGAGGCTGCTGCTCCACCAG ctggaggagcgCAGGGGGGAGCAGGAGGGGAGGTGCCAGGCTCACAGGGCGAAGATCGGGCAGCTGTGGGAGCTCCTGCAGGTTTCTACGGGGGACCGCGAGGCCCTCAGCGAGCACATGGTCGCGTCCAGGAGGAGAAACCTGGAGGCA CTACAAGCAGAAGAGCACCGTCTGGAGGAACTCAAGCTGCTCAACATCCGCGGCGTCACCGACGCTCTCCGCTCCCAGATCCTGGCGCTCTGGGAGAAGTGCTTCTACAGCAGCGAGCAGCGACAGGACTTCCCAGCCTTCTTCAGGG TGGACTTTGACGAGGACCTGCTTGCTCTGCATGAGGCTGAACTGCACCGCCTGAAGCTGCACTACGAGAAACACCAGGAGCTTTACAGCGGAGTCCACAGGTGGAGGGAAAGCTGGAGGCTTTTGCAGGAGCTGGAG aaaaaagctgcagatcCGTCAAGGTTCACCAACAGAGGAGGAAACCTGCTGAAGGAGGAGAAACTACGCCGTGAGCTGCAGAAGAATCTGCCAAAG CTGGAGAAGAAGCTGAAGGTCCAGATCCAGTCCTGGGAGAGCGAGCAGCACTGCAGCTTCCTGGTCAATGGACAGAAGTTCATGCAGTTTGTGGAGGAGCAGTGGGAGCTGCACCGCGCCCAGAAGGAGAAGGAGAGACTGGAGCGG CTCTGGAAGAAGAgccagcagctggaggaggacaTGCGCTACGGCACTACAGTACAATCTCCAATCCAACACAGGTTCCTTGGCCAGACTACCCccaaaaaagctaaacaaatg TTCAATGCCACCTCCAGCACTTCCTGTGGCAGCAGCCAGCGCCTCCTCTACAGTGGGTGTCGCTCTCCTGGGCCCATCCCCACTCTCTCAGCTACAAAG GCTCCCACGGTGCAGACCCTAGGTGGATTTAAGCCCCCACACCCAGGATTTGGTGGATACAACaaggagaacaaaggccagCCTAATGGGACTCCCCCCTGCACGCAGCGTAACGTCAGCATGGCTTCTATTGCCAGCACATATTCCGAGTTTGTG GACTTGAAGAGCACCGAGCCACTAAAGTCCAG CGAGACCTGTCCATGGCTTCCAACTCCAAGATCCAGCACAGAGTCCTGA
- the LOC101159882 gene encoding protein regulator of cytokinesis 1 isoform X6, which yields MRRSELLAAEAEACLNTALSRLKDIWEEIGIPEEQRLQRTSMVKNHIKNLLEMMIEEEEALRKRLMHSIHKCRAEMQRLCLELQLPVFQEEESLSILQQEKNIRIEVEALMKERGQRMQQLQDLLDQEQDLCHTLDCKPFGLTADAVPSQEQLQSFKHYISHQNAEKAQRHAEFRELKKRVILCMEELDHIPESSFEKDVVYEDQDSFCLSKDNAASLRLLLHQLEERRGEQEGRCQAHRAKIGQLWELLQVSTGDREALSEHMVASRRRNLEALQAEEHRLEELKLLNIRGVTDALRSQILALWEKCFYSSEQRQDFPAFFRVDFDEDLLALHEAELHRLKLHYEKHQELYSGVHRWRESWRLLQELEKKAADPSRFTNRGGNLLKEEKLRRELQKNLPKLEKKLKVQIQSWESEQHCSFLVNGQKFMQFVEEQWELHRAQKEKERLERFNATSSTSCGSSQRLLYSGCRSPGPIPTLSATKAPTVQTLGGFKPPHPGFGGYNKENKGQPNGTPPCTQRNVSMASIASTYSEFVRDLSMASNSKIQHRVLNATATNL from the exons TGAGCTGCTGGCCGCCGAAGCTGAGGCCTGCCTGAACACGGCACTGAGCCGCCTGAAGGACATCTGGGAGGAAATCGGCATTCCGGAGGAGCAACGGCTCCAACGGACCTCCATGGTCAAGAACCACATAAAG AACCTGCTGGAGATGATGatcgaggaagaggaggctctGAGGAAGAGGCTCATGCACAGTATTCACAAATGCAGAGCAGAGATGCAGCGGCTCTgcctggagctgcagctgcctGTTTTTCAG GAGGAAGAAAGCCTCAGCATCCTCCAGCAGGAAAAGAACATCCGCATCGAGGTGGAAGCCCTGATGAAGGAGAGGGGTCAACGGATGCAACAGCTCCAGGATCTGCTGGACCAGGAACAGGACTTATGCCATACTCTAGACTGCAAACCCTTTGGCCTTACTGCAGATGCCGTTCCCTCACAGGAGCAGTTGCAGAGCTTTAAACACTACATCAGCCACCAAAATGCAGAAAAG GCCCAACGCCATGCCGAGTTCAGAGAGCTGAAGAAGAGAGTCATCCTGTGTATGGAGGAGCTGGACCACATCCCAGAGTCCAGCTTTGAGAAGGACGTGGTCTATGAAGACCAGGACTCCTTCTGCCTGTCCAAAGACAACGCCGCATCCCTGAGGCTGCTGCTCCACCAG ctggaggagcgCAGGGGGGAGCAGGAGGGGAGGTGCCAGGCTCACAGGGCGAAGATCGGGCAGCTGTGGGAGCTCCTGCAGGTTTCTACGGGGGACCGCGAGGCCCTCAGCGAGCACATGGTCGCGTCCAGGAGGAGAAACCTGGAGGCA CTACAAGCAGAAGAGCACCGTCTGGAGGAACTCAAGCTGCTCAACATCCGCGGCGTCACCGACGCTCTCCGCTCCCAGATCCTGGCGCTCTGGGAGAAGTGCTTCTACAGCAGCGAGCAGCGACAGGACTTCCCAGCCTTCTTCAGGG TGGACTTTGACGAGGACCTGCTTGCTCTGCATGAGGCTGAACTGCACCGCCTGAAGCTGCACTACGAGAAACACCAGGAGCTTTACAGCGGAGTCCACAGGTGGAGGGAAAGCTGGAGGCTTTTGCAGGAGCTGGAG aaaaaagctgcagatcCGTCAAGGTTCACCAACAGAGGAGGAAACCTGCTGAAGGAGGAGAAACTACGCCGTGAGCTGCAGAAGAATCTGCCAAAG CTGGAGAAGAAGCTGAAGGTCCAGATCCAGTCCTGGGAGAGCGAGCAGCACTGCAGCTTCCTGGTCAATGGACAGAAGTTCATGCAGTTTGTGGAGGAGCAGTGGGAGCTGCACCGCGCCCAGAAGGAGAAGGAGAGACTGGAGCGG TTCAATGCCACCTCCAGCACTTCCTGTGGCAGCAGCCAGCGCCTCCTCTACAGTGGGTGTCGCTCTCCTGGGCCCATCCCCACTCTCTCAGCTACAAAG GCTCCCACGGTGCAGACCCTAGGTGGATTTAAGCCCCCACACCCAGGATTTGGTGGATACAACaaggagaacaaaggccagCCTAATGGGACTCCCCCCTGCACGCAGCGTAACGTCAGCATGGCTTCTATTGCCAGCACATATTCCGAGTTTGTG CGAGACCTGTCCATGGCTTCCAACTCCAAGATCCAGCACAGAGTCCTGAACGCTACAGCTACCAACCTCTAG
- the LOC101159882 gene encoding protein regulator of cytokinesis 1 isoform X4: MRRSELLAAEAEACLNTALSRLKDIWEEIGIPEEQRLQRTSMVKNHIKNLLEMMIEEEEALRKRLMHSIHKCRAEMQRLCLELQLPVFQEEESLSILQQEKNIRIEVEALMKERGQRMQQLQDLLDQEQDLCHTLDCKPFGLTADAVPSQEQLQSFKHYISHQNAEKAQRHAEFRELKKRVILCMEELDHIPESSFEKDVVYEDQDSFCLSKDNAASLRLLLHQLEERRGEQEGRCQAHRAKIGQLWELLQVSTGDREALSEHMVASRRRNLEALQAEEHRLEELKLLNIRGVTDALRSQILALWEKCFYSSEQRQDFPAFFRVDFDEDLLALHEAELHRLKLHYEKHQELYSGVHRWRESWRLLQELEKKAADPSRFTNRGGNLLKEEKLRRELQKNLPKLEKKLKVQIQSWESEQHCSFLVNGQKFMQFVEEQWELHRAQKEKERLERFNATSSTSCGSSQRLLYSGCRSPGPIPTLSATKAPTVQTLGGFKPPHPGFGGYNKENKGQPNGTPPCTQRNVSMASIASTYSEFVKDLKSTEPLKSSETCPWLPTPRSSTES; this comes from the exons TGAGCTGCTGGCCGCCGAAGCTGAGGCCTGCCTGAACACGGCACTGAGCCGCCTGAAGGACATCTGGGAGGAAATCGGCATTCCGGAGGAGCAACGGCTCCAACGGACCTCCATGGTCAAGAACCACATAAAG AACCTGCTGGAGATGATGatcgaggaagaggaggctctGAGGAAGAGGCTCATGCACAGTATTCACAAATGCAGAGCAGAGATGCAGCGGCTCTgcctggagctgcagctgcctGTTTTTCAG GAGGAAGAAAGCCTCAGCATCCTCCAGCAGGAAAAGAACATCCGCATCGAGGTGGAAGCCCTGATGAAGGAGAGGGGTCAACGGATGCAACAGCTCCAGGATCTGCTGGACCAGGAACAGGACTTATGCCATACTCTAGACTGCAAACCCTTTGGCCTTACTGCAGATGCCGTTCCCTCACAGGAGCAGTTGCAGAGCTTTAAACACTACATCAGCCACCAAAATGCAGAAAAG GCCCAACGCCATGCCGAGTTCAGAGAGCTGAAGAAGAGAGTCATCCTGTGTATGGAGGAGCTGGACCACATCCCAGAGTCCAGCTTTGAGAAGGACGTGGTCTATGAAGACCAGGACTCCTTCTGCCTGTCCAAAGACAACGCCGCATCCCTGAGGCTGCTGCTCCACCAG ctggaggagcgCAGGGGGGAGCAGGAGGGGAGGTGCCAGGCTCACAGGGCGAAGATCGGGCAGCTGTGGGAGCTCCTGCAGGTTTCTACGGGGGACCGCGAGGCCCTCAGCGAGCACATGGTCGCGTCCAGGAGGAGAAACCTGGAGGCA CTACAAGCAGAAGAGCACCGTCTGGAGGAACTCAAGCTGCTCAACATCCGCGGCGTCACCGACGCTCTCCGCTCCCAGATCCTGGCGCTCTGGGAGAAGTGCTTCTACAGCAGCGAGCAGCGACAGGACTTCCCAGCCTTCTTCAGGG TGGACTTTGACGAGGACCTGCTTGCTCTGCATGAGGCTGAACTGCACCGCCTGAAGCTGCACTACGAGAAACACCAGGAGCTTTACAGCGGAGTCCACAGGTGGAGGGAAAGCTGGAGGCTTTTGCAGGAGCTGGAG aaaaaagctgcagatcCGTCAAGGTTCACCAACAGAGGAGGAAACCTGCTGAAGGAGGAGAAACTACGCCGTGAGCTGCAGAAGAATCTGCCAAAG CTGGAGAAGAAGCTGAAGGTCCAGATCCAGTCCTGGGAGAGCGAGCAGCACTGCAGCTTCCTGGTCAATGGACAGAAGTTCATGCAGTTTGTGGAGGAGCAGTGGGAGCTGCACCGCGCCCAGAAGGAGAAGGAGAGACTGGAGCGG TTCAATGCCACCTCCAGCACTTCCTGTGGCAGCAGCCAGCGCCTCCTCTACAGTGGGTGTCGCTCTCCTGGGCCCATCCCCACTCTCTCAGCTACAAAG GCTCCCACGGTGCAGACCCTAGGTGGATTTAAGCCCCCACACCCAGGATTTGGTGGATACAACaaggagaacaaaggccagCCTAATGGGACTCCCCCCTGCACGCAGCGTAACGTCAGCATGGCTTCTATTGCCAGCACATATTCCGAGTTTGTG AAGGACTTGAAGAGCACCGAGCCACTAAAGTCCAG CGAGACCTGTCCATGGCTTCCAACTCCAAGATCCAGCACAGAGTCCTGA
- the LOC101159882 gene encoding protein regulator of cytokinesis 1 isoform X3: protein MRRSELLAAEAEACLNTALSRLKDIWEEIGIPEEQRLQRTSMVKNHIKNLLEMMIEEEEALRKRLMHSIHKCRAEMQRLCLELQLPVFQEEESLSILQQEKNIRIEVEALMKERGQRMQQLQDLLDQEQDLCHTLDCKPFGLTADAVPSQEQLQSFKHYISHQNAEKAQRHAEFRELKKRVILCMEELDHIPESSFEKDVVYEDQDSFCLSKDNAASLRLLLHQLEERRGEQEGRCQAHRAKIGQLWELLQVSTGDREALSEHMVASRRRNLEALQAEEHRLEELKLLNIRGVTDALRSQILALWEKCFYSSEQRQDFPAFFRVDFDEDLLALHEAELHRLKLHYEKHQELYSGVHRWRESWRLLQELEKKAADPSRFTNRGGNLLKEEKLRRELQKNLPKLEKKLKVQIQSWESEQHCSFLVNGQKFMQFVEEQWELHRAQKEKERLERLWKKSQQLEEDMRYGTTVQSPIQHRFLGQTTPKKAKQMFNATSSTSCGSSQRLLYSGCRSPGPIPTLSATKAPTVQTLGGFKPPHPGFGGYNKENKGQPNGTPPCTQRNVSMASIASTYSEFVRDLSMASNSKIQHRVLNATATNL, encoded by the exons TGAGCTGCTGGCCGCCGAAGCTGAGGCCTGCCTGAACACGGCACTGAGCCGCCTGAAGGACATCTGGGAGGAAATCGGCATTCCGGAGGAGCAACGGCTCCAACGGACCTCCATGGTCAAGAACCACATAAAG AACCTGCTGGAGATGATGatcgaggaagaggaggctctGAGGAAGAGGCTCATGCACAGTATTCACAAATGCAGAGCAGAGATGCAGCGGCTCTgcctggagctgcagctgcctGTTTTTCAG GAGGAAGAAAGCCTCAGCATCCTCCAGCAGGAAAAGAACATCCGCATCGAGGTGGAAGCCCTGATGAAGGAGAGGGGTCAACGGATGCAACAGCTCCAGGATCTGCTGGACCAGGAACAGGACTTATGCCATACTCTAGACTGCAAACCCTTTGGCCTTACTGCAGATGCCGTTCCCTCACAGGAGCAGTTGCAGAGCTTTAAACACTACATCAGCCACCAAAATGCAGAAAAG GCCCAACGCCATGCCGAGTTCAGAGAGCTGAAGAAGAGAGTCATCCTGTGTATGGAGGAGCTGGACCACATCCCAGAGTCCAGCTTTGAGAAGGACGTGGTCTATGAAGACCAGGACTCCTTCTGCCTGTCCAAAGACAACGCCGCATCCCTGAGGCTGCTGCTCCACCAG ctggaggagcgCAGGGGGGAGCAGGAGGGGAGGTGCCAGGCTCACAGGGCGAAGATCGGGCAGCTGTGGGAGCTCCTGCAGGTTTCTACGGGGGACCGCGAGGCCCTCAGCGAGCACATGGTCGCGTCCAGGAGGAGAAACCTGGAGGCA CTACAAGCAGAAGAGCACCGTCTGGAGGAACTCAAGCTGCTCAACATCCGCGGCGTCACCGACGCTCTCCGCTCCCAGATCCTGGCGCTCTGGGAGAAGTGCTTCTACAGCAGCGAGCAGCGACAGGACTTCCCAGCCTTCTTCAGGG TGGACTTTGACGAGGACCTGCTTGCTCTGCATGAGGCTGAACTGCACCGCCTGAAGCTGCACTACGAGAAACACCAGGAGCTTTACAGCGGAGTCCACAGGTGGAGGGAAAGCTGGAGGCTTTTGCAGGAGCTGGAG aaaaaagctgcagatcCGTCAAGGTTCACCAACAGAGGAGGAAACCTGCTGAAGGAGGAGAAACTACGCCGTGAGCTGCAGAAGAATCTGCCAAAG CTGGAGAAGAAGCTGAAGGTCCAGATCCAGTCCTGGGAGAGCGAGCAGCACTGCAGCTTCCTGGTCAATGGACAGAAGTTCATGCAGTTTGTGGAGGAGCAGTGGGAGCTGCACCGCGCCCAGAAGGAGAAGGAGAGACTGGAGCGG CTCTGGAAGAAGAgccagcagctggaggaggacaTGCGCTACGGCACTACAGTACAATCTCCAATCCAACACAGGTTCCTTGGCCAGACTACCCccaaaaaagctaaacaaatg TTCAATGCCACCTCCAGCACTTCCTGTGGCAGCAGCCAGCGCCTCCTCTACAGTGGGTGTCGCTCTCCTGGGCCCATCCCCACTCTCTCAGCTACAAAG GCTCCCACGGTGCAGACCCTAGGTGGATTTAAGCCCCCACACCCAGGATTTGGTGGATACAACaaggagaacaaaggccagCCTAATGGGACTCCCCCCTGCACGCAGCGTAACGTCAGCATGGCTTCTATTGCCAGCACATATTCCGAGTTTGTG CGAGACCTGTCCATGGCTTCCAACTCCAAGATCCAGCACAGAGTCCTGAACGCTACAGCTACCAACCTCTAG
- the LOC101159882 gene encoding protein regulator of cytokinesis 1 isoform X1, whose product MRRSELLAAEAEACLNTALSRLKDIWEEIGIPEEQRLQRTSMVKNHIKNLLEMMIEEEEALRKRLMHSIHKCRAEMQRLCLELQLPVFQEEESLSILQQEKNIRIEVEALMKERGQRMQQLQDLLDQEQDLCHTLDCKPFGLTADAVPSQEQLQSFKHYISHQNAEKAQRHAEFRELKKRVILCMEELDHIPESSFEKDVVYEDQDSFCLSKDNAASLRLLLHQLEERRGEQEGRCQAHRAKIGQLWELLQVSTGDREALSEHMVASRRRNLEALQAEEHRLEELKLLNIRGVTDALRSQILALWEKCFYSSEQRQDFPAFFRVDFDEDLLALHEAELHRLKLHYEKHQELYSGVHRWRESWRLLQELEKKAADPSRFTNRGGNLLKEEKLRRELQKNLPKLEKKLKVQIQSWESEQHCSFLVNGQKFMQFVEEQWELHRAQKEKERLERLWKKSQQLEEDMRYGTTVQSPIQHRFLGQTTPKKAKQMFNATSSTSCGSSQRLLYSGCRSPGPIPTLSATKAPTVQTLGGFKPPHPGFGGYNKENKGQPNGTPPCTQRNVSMASIASTYSEFVKDLKSTEPLKSSETCPWLPTPRSSTES is encoded by the exons TGAGCTGCTGGCCGCCGAAGCTGAGGCCTGCCTGAACACGGCACTGAGCCGCCTGAAGGACATCTGGGAGGAAATCGGCATTCCGGAGGAGCAACGGCTCCAACGGACCTCCATGGTCAAGAACCACATAAAG AACCTGCTGGAGATGATGatcgaggaagaggaggctctGAGGAAGAGGCTCATGCACAGTATTCACAAATGCAGAGCAGAGATGCAGCGGCTCTgcctggagctgcagctgcctGTTTTTCAG GAGGAAGAAAGCCTCAGCATCCTCCAGCAGGAAAAGAACATCCGCATCGAGGTGGAAGCCCTGATGAAGGAGAGGGGTCAACGGATGCAACAGCTCCAGGATCTGCTGGACCAGGAACAGGACTTATGCCATACTCTAGACTGCAAACCCTTTGGCCTTACTGCAGATGCCGTTCCCTCACAGGAGCAGTTGCAGAGCTTTAAACACTACATCAGCCACCAAAATGCAGAAAAG GCCCAACGCCATGCCGAGTTCAGAGAGCTGAAGAAGAGAGTCATCCTGTGTATGGAGGAGCTGGACCACATCCCAGAGTCCAGCTTTGAGAAGGACGTGGTCTATGAAGACCAGGACTCCTTCTGCCTGTCCAAAGACAACGCCGCATCCCTGAGGCTGCTGCTCCACCAG ctggaggagcgCAGGGGGGAGCAGGAGGGGAGGTGCCAGGCTCACAGGGCGAAGATCGGGCAGCTGTGGGAGCTCCTGCAGGTTTCTACGGGGGACCGCGAGGCCCTCAGCGAGCACATGGTCGCGTCCAGGAGGAGAAACCTGGAGGCA CTACAAGCAGAAGAGCACCGTCTGGAGGAACTCAAGCTGCTCAACATCCGCGGCGTCACCGACGCTCTCCGCTCCCAGATCCTGGCGCTCTGGGAGAAGTGCTTCTACAGCAGCGAGCAGCGACAGGACTTCCCAGCCTTCTTCAGGG TGGACTTTGACGAGGACCTGCTTGCTCTGCATGAGGCTGAACTGCACCGCCTGAAGCTGCACTACGAGAAACACCAGGAGCTTTACAGCGGAGTCCACAGGTGGAGGGAAAGCTGGAGGCTTTTGCAGGAGCTGGAG aaaaaagctgcagatcCGTCAAGGTTCACCAACAGAGGAGGAAACCTGCTGAAGGAGGAGAAACTACGCCGTGAGCTGCAGAAGAATCTGCCAAAG CTGGAGAAGAAGCTGAAGGTCCAGATCCAGTCCTGGGAGAGCGAGCAGCACTGCAGCTTCCTGGTCAATGGACAGAAGTTCATGCAGTTTGTGGAGGAGCAGTGGGAGCTGCACCGCGCCCAGAAGGAGAAGGAGAGACTGGAGCGG CTCTGGAAGAAGAgccagcagctggaggaggacaTGCGCTACGGCACTACAGTACAATCTCCAATCCAACACAGGTTCCTTGGCCAGACTACCCccaaaaaagctaaacaaatg TTCAATGCCACCTCCAGCACTTCCTGTGGCAGCAGCCAGCGCCTCCTCTACAGTGGGTGTCGCTCTCCTGGGCCCATCCCCACTCTCTCAGCTACAAAG GCTCCCACGGTGCAGACCCTAGGTGGATTTAAGCCCCCACACCCAGGATTTGGTGGATACAACaaggagaacaaaggccagCCTAATGGGACTCCCCCCTGCACGCAGCGTAACGTCAGCATGGCTTCTATTGCCAGCACATATTCCGAGTTTGTG AAGGACTTGAAGAGCACCGAGCCACTAAAGTCCAG CGAGACCTGTCCATGGCTTCCAACTCCAAGATCCAGCACAGAGTCCTGA
- the LOC101159882 gene encoding protein regulator of cytokinesis 1 isoform X5, with translation MRRSELLAAEAEACLNTALSRLKDIWEEIGIPEEQRLQRTSMVKNHIKEEESLSILQQEKNIRIEVEALMKERGQRMQQLQDLLDQEQDLCHTLDCKPFGLTADAVPSQEQLQSFKHYISHQNAEKAQRHAEFRELKKRVILCMEELDHIPESSFEKDVVYEDQDSFCLSKDNAASLRLLLHQLEERRGEQEGRCQAHRAKIGQLWELLQVSTGDREALSEHMVASRRRNLEALQAEEHRLEELKLLNIRGVTDALRSQILALWEKCFYSSEQRQDFPAFFRVDFDEDLLALHEAELHRLKLHYEKHQELYSGVHRWRESWRLLQELEKKAADPSRFTNRGGNLLKEEKLRRELQKNLPKLEKKLKVQIQSWESEQHCSFLVNGQKFMQFVEEQWELHRAQKEKERLERLWKKSQQLEEDMRYGTTVQSPIQHRFLGQTTPKKAKQMFNATSSTSCGSSQRLLYSGCRSPGPIPTLSATKAPTVQTLGGFKPPHPGFGGYNKENKGQPNGTPPCTQRNVSMASIASTYSEFVKDLKSTEPLKSSETCPWLPTPRSSTES, from the exons TGAGCTGCTGGCCGCCGAAGCTGAGGCCTGCCTGAACACGGCACTGAGCCGCCTGAAGGACATCTGGGAGGAAATCGGCATTCCGGAGGAGCAACGGCTCCAACGGACCTCCATGGTCAAGAACCACATAAAG GAGGAAGAAAGCCTCAGCATCCTCCAGCAGGAAAAGAACATCCGCATCGAGGTGGAAGCCCTGATGAAGGAGAGGGGTCAACGGATGCAACAGCTCCAGGATCTGCTGGACCAGGAACAGGACTTATGCCATACTCTAGACTGCAAACCCTTTGGCCTTACTGCAGATGCCGTTCCCTCACAGGAGCAGTTGCAGAGCTTTAAACACTACATCAGCCACCAAAATGCAGAAAAG GCCCAACGCCATGCCGAGTTCAGAGAGCTGAAGAAGAGAGTCATCCTGTGTATGGAGGAGCTGGACCACATCCCAGAGTCCAGCTTTGAGAAGGACGTGGTCTATGAAGACCAGGACTCCTTCTGCCTGTCCAAAGACAACGCCGCATCCCTGAGGCTGCTGCTCCACCAG ctggaggagcgCAGGGGGGAGCAGGAGGGGAGGTGCCAGGCTCACAGGGCGAAGATCGGGCAGCTGTGGGAGCTCCTGCAGGTTTCTACGGGGGACCGCGAGGCCCTCAGCGAGCACATGGTCGCGTCCAGGAGGAGAAACCTGGAGGCA CTACAAGCAGAAGAGCACCGTCTGGAGGAACTCAAGCTGCTCAACATCCGCGGCGTCACCGACGCTCTCCGCTCCCAGATCCTGGCGCTCTGGGAGAAGTGCTTCTACAGCAGCGAGCAGCGACAGGACTTCCCAGCCTTCTTCAGGG TGGACTTTGACGAGGACCTGCTTGCTCTGCATGAGGCTGAACTGCACCGCCTGAAGCTGCACTACGAGAAACACCAGGAGCTTTACAGCGGAGTCCACAGGTGGAGGGAAAGCTGGAGGCTTTTGCAGGAGCTGGAG aaaaaagctgcagatcCGTCAAGGTTCACCAACAGAGGAGGAAACCTGCTGAAGGAGGAGAAACTACGCCGTGAGCTGCAGAAGAATCTGCCAAAG CTGGAGAAGAAGCTGAAGGTCCAGATCCAGTCCTGGGAGAGCGAGCAGCACTGCAGCTTCCTGGTCAATGGACAGAAGTTCATGCAGTTTGTGGAGGAGCAGTGGGAGCTGCACCGCGCCCAGAAGGAGAAGGAGAGACTGGAGCGG CTCTGGAAGAAGAgccagcagctggaggaggacaTGCGCTACGGCACTACAGTACAATCTCCAATCCAACACAGGTTCCTTGGCCAGACTACCCccaaaaaagctaaacaaatg TTCAATGCCACCTCCAGCACTTCCTGTGGCAGCAGCCAGCGCCTCCTCTACAGTGGGTGTCGCTCTCCTGGGCCCATCCCCACTCTCTCAGCTACAAAG GCTCCCACGGTGCAGACCCTAGGTGGATTTAAGCCCCCACACCCAGGATTTGGTGGATACAACaaggagaacaaaggccagCCTAATGGGACTCCCCCCTGCACGCAGCGTAACGTCAGCATGGCTTCTATTGCCAGCACATATTCCGAGTTTGTG AAGGACTTGAAGAGCACCGAGCCACTAAAGTCCAG CGAGACCTGTCCATGGCTTCCAACTCCAAGATCCAGCACAGAGTCCTGA